One genomic window of Lytechinus variegatus isolate NC3 chromosome 1, Lvar_3.0, whole genome shotgun sequence includes the following:
- the LOC121420591 gene encoding adhesion G-protein coupled receptor G6-like, which yields MYTLQRSHSDILGLYLHYAGFPANIGGTCTPEQTCSGQCPWTEGNSGRPPLCFCDQDCPFFNDCCKDHTQCSRYRTHVSAIHSQTPSITSTNVTYSCVRVRNFVDKKEWQIISAGRPVEKLQYGYYIIASCPTKMSSDTDRNYRKMCEDENRDVILNTPVYDHQGLTYKNMFCALCNGLSIQNIKSWNVEFSKCNSSFNSTGLWTVNSEIGTSGTFTKWVSLATKYCDVTVTEPAKAKPLRRCFPNLVSNCPSSFFDQRIRTLCRRYQSVIAANGIYYRNKYCAQCNLGVEVRCNIVRYDPPQIRFYSLRIVADFSKGDYYVINHEGERSLGFPPCPNQDQIFDIFLEKCRVVNCAKGYLTPFGDCIKIPSTIPTSCGPFRNTKSVRIETQISNKFDFRSNECSDMIDWWLTCVSEVQRVRLSFTLNDLVGECSVDNIYKIANMSITTTNSSDPRVSTSLLGLINTFKSQLEIQSLPCQTLNVDFQQGCLSLHRDLIGAGKCRDVTMNSSRSVEFNVTENQTSVPTNLNVSYQAKILQNLIYVTSFTETGTQVHTRQRVMACNRLALDHVPCPVDSAPYSDFIVVPVKNGRERLKYLPTEKIIKANQYEITANGTVLVCHGVLGNTSASISEERIPIFSFSSAEILVSCFGLGLSLISMLITFTTYLVFPSMRNLPGKTVMSLIVALFVGQGLFLFGVGETQNDTICTVIAIILHYAWLSAFTWTNVLAFHLSQSLGTRAGSMRKRFVMGSKIYKTFLLYCAYGWGAPLVVVLVSVAVDFWSNADFQYGTIASCWITGGLANLLAFGVPVGLTLLVNVAMFTNIVSGFLSRRTPRSGLEDERRRRRKTRRDTMVSFKIALLMGFTWLFAYIAAWAAITVLWYVFILLNSLQGVYILTAFTCNRGTCKLWSTKVNRFRERCSKMVTRTTNNSSGHHRCIREDGSRDELSGDICQGEEAMEECKLKLKCNEDAEPDADIDGAPELSITPV from the exons ATGTACACACTTCAGAGGTCTCATTCTGACATTCTCGGCTTATATCTCCACTATGCAGGTTTTCCAGCTAACATCGGTGGGACATGCACGCCAGAACAGACTTGCAGTGGCCAATGTCCATGGACAGAAGGAAATAGCGGGCGCCCTCCACTCTGCTTCTGTGACCAAGATTGTCCATTCTTCAACGATTGCTGCAAAGACCACACCCAGTGCAGTCGCTACAGGACTCACGTTAGTGCTATCCACTCACAAACACCCTCAATTACAAGCACAAATGTTACATACAGCTGCGTCAGGGTGCGGAACTTCGTCGACAAAAAGGAGTGGCAGATCATCAGTGCCGGAAGGCCAGTCGAAAAGCTGCAATATGGATATTACATTATTGCATCTTGTCCTACAAAGATGTCTTCAGACACTGATAGGAACTATCGCAAGATGTGTGAAGATGAAAACCGCGACGTCATATTAAATACACCTGTCTACGACCATCAGGGACTCACGTATAAGAATATGTTTTGCGCTCTCTGTAATGGCTTGAGCATACAGAATATTAAATCCTGGAACGTTGAGTTTTCCAAATGCAATTCATCATTTAACAGTACTGGGTTATGGACAGTAAACTCCGAAATAGGGACTTCGGGTACGTTTACAAAGTGGGTGTCACTTGCAACAAAATACTGCGATGTAACTGTGACTGAACCAGCCAAAGCGAAACCCCTCCGCCGGTGCTTTCCAAATCTTGTTTCTAATTGTCCGAGTAGTTTCTTTGACCAGCGGATTAGGACTTTGTGTCGGAGATACCAGTCTGTAATAGCAGCAAATGGAATCTACTACAGGAACAAGTACTGCGCTCAGTGTAACCTAGGCGTCGAAGTGCGATGCAACATTGTGCGGTATGACCCACCTCAAATCAGATTTTACTCACTGAGGATAGTAGCCGACTTCTCAAAGGGTGACTATTACGTTATAAATCACGAGGGAGAAAGATCGCTGGGATTCCCACCTTGTCCCAATCAGGATCAAATCTTTGACATCTTTCTTGAGAAATGTCGTGTAGTCAATTGCGCAAAGGGATATCTTACCCCATTTGGTGACTGTATCAAGATTCCCTCGACGATTCCAACATCATGTGGACCATTCAGGAATACAAAGAGTGTTCGTATCGAAACTCAGATATCCAACAAGTTTGACTTCAGATCTAACGAGTGCTCTGATATGATAGACTGGTGGTTGACATGTGTTTCAGAAGTCCAGAGAGTGCGCTTATCCTTCACTTTGAATGATCTTGTGGGGGAATGTTCCGTTGACAATATTTACAAGATAGCTAATATGTCAATCACTACCACGAACAGCAGCGACCCAAGGGTGTCGACATCATTATTGGGTCTTATCAATACCTTCAAATCTCAACTGGAAATCCAGTCATTACCATGCCAAACCTTAAACGTAGATTTCCAACAAGGGTGCTTGTCTCTTCATCGTGACCTCATCGGGGCGGGAAAATGTCGAGACGTCACCATGAACTCTTCCCGATCAGTAGAATTCAATGTCACTGAAAACCAGACGAGTGTTCCAACAAATCTTAACGTTAGCTACCAGGCAAAGATTCTTCAGAATCTTATATATGTAACGAGTTTCACGGAAACAGGTACCCAGGTACATACGAGGCAAAGAGTTATGGCATGCAACCGTTTAGCGTTGGATCATGTGCCTTGTCCAGTAGACTCGGCGCCTTATAGTGACTTCATAGTCGTTCCTGTAAAAAACGGCCGGGAACGACTTAAATACCTGCCGACGgagaaaatcatcaaagctAATCAATATGAGATTACAGCAAATGGAACAGTCTTGGTGTGCCACGGTGTCCTGGGGAATACTTCGGCGTCCATATCCGAAGAAAGGATACCTATCTTCAGTTTTTCTTCTGCAGAGATCCTTGTCAGTTGCTTCGGATTAGGGCTTTCCTTGATAAGCATGCTCATTACTTTCACAACCTACTTAGTGTTTCCCTCCATGCGGAACCTTCCTGGTAAGACCGTTATGTCTCTCATTGTTGCTCTTTTCGTAGGTCAAGGGTTGTTCCTCTTCGGGGTTGGTGAGACACAGAACGATACAATCTGTACCGTGATAGCCATCATTCTGCACTACGCTTGGCTCAGTGCCTTCACCTGGACCAATGTTCTTGCTTTTCACCTGTCACAGAGCCTAGGAACAAGAGCAGGCTCCATGAGGAAGCGTTTCGTGATGGGCTCCAAGATCTACAAGACATTCCTTTTGTACTGCGCCTATGGCTGGGGAGCACCTCTCGTTGTTGTTCTAGTTAGTGTCGCGGTTGATTTCTGGAGCAATGCAGATTTCCAGTACGGGACCATAGCGAGCTGTTGGATTACTGGAGGTCTCGCGAACCTTTTAGCCTTCGGAGTACCCGTTGGCTTGACGTTGCTGGTCAACGTTGCTATGTTCACTAACATTGTAAGTGGGTTCCTCTCAAGAAGAACGCCGAGAAGTGGTCTGGAAGAcgagagaaggagaaggagaaaaaCGAGAAGAGATACGATGGTCTCATTCAAG ATCGCCTTATTAATGGGGTTCACTTGGCTATTCGCCTACATCGCCGCTTGGGCAGCTATAACGGTTCTCTGGTATGTCTTCATCTTGTTAAATAGCCTTCAAGGTGTCTACATCCTAACCGCATTCACCTGTAATAGAGGCACGTGTAAACTCTGGAGCACAAAAGTGAACAG ATTCCGTGAGAGATGTTCCAAGATGGTGACACGTACTACCAACAATTCGAGTGGGCATCACCGGTGCATACGGGAAGATGGGAGTCGCGATGAACTCAGCGGTGACATCTGCCAGGGCGAAGAAGCTATGGAAGAGTGCAAGTTAAAATTGAAATGCAATGAAGATGCAGAACCTGACGCAGACATTGATGGAGCTCCTGAATTATCAATCACACCAGTGTGA